From the genome of Hymenobacter sp. PAMC 26628, one region includes:
- a CDS encoding OmpA family protein, with protein sequence MRYFLFVCAAAGSATLLSSCATSSSKADKRFARGEYETAIGLYKAQVAKGKTAPTANYRIAESYRLSNRVEQAEPFYKAALDGKVRAADAGFHYAEALRANGKFDEAAAQFSAYATSGTNRTLAARAETDAKNALASKTLVGLASGYDVRPLDSLNTAASEFGAAVKPDTKEFVFASGRTGKKYPGNGENFTDLYAVKFTDATAMTGGTVAPLAGPFNSPGRLEASATYTPDGKTVVFARSNDGSKKGYLSVDLWISYFKAGAWTEPILANINDRTADDFAPVFAPDGVTLYFASGRRSGLGGNDLFKATLGPNGRFSAAENLGDAINTAGNDNFPGVAPDGTLYFSSDGRPGYGKLDVFMVQAGKPVNLGPDVNSSADDFAPFPMTAETGVFSSNRAGGKGSDDLYAYKKKSLKTVNFFVDGTVLERDSKRNTITPVPGETVTITDSKGRKTDVVAGPDGKFTAPLDSATSYAFLSDRAGDFTARASLSTVGRKPAQAQLTQPQTDIRLPVTLTLNKIIVNKAIEVKDIFYDYDKYNIRPDAAIRLDTLVQTLADNPKINIELSSHTDQRGKDAYNLKLSQRRAEAAVDYIVSKGIARTRITARGYGETRPIIANPKSEADYQRNRRTEFKVTRIDK encoded by the coding sequence ATGAGATACTTCTTATTCGTTTGCGCGGCGGCCGGCTCGGCCACGCTGCTGAGCAGTTGCGCCACGAGCAGCAGCAAAGCCGACAAACGCTTCGCCCGCGGCGAGTACGAAACGGCTATTGGCCTCTACAAAGCGCAGGTAGCCAAAGGCAAAACGGCTCCGACGGCCAACTACCGCATTGCCGAGTCCTACCGCTTGTCCAACCGCGTCGAGCAAGCTGAGCCTTTCTACAAGGCGGCGCTCGACGGCAAGGTGCGGGCCGCCGACGCGGGCTTTCACTACGCTGAGGCTTTGCGCGCTAATGGCAAGTTCGACGAGGCCGCGGCGCAGTTCAGCGCCTACGCCACCAGTGGCACCAACCGCACCCTGGCCGCCCGCGCCGAAACCGACGCCAAGAACGCCCTGGCCAGTAAGACTTTGGTGGGCCTGGCCAGCGGCTACGACGTGCGCCCGCTCGACTCGCTGAACACGGCGGCGTCGGAATTTGGCGCTGCCGTGAAGCCCGACACCAAGGAATTCGTGTTTGCCTCGGGGCGCACCGGCAAGAAGTACCCCGGCAACGGCGAGAATTTTACCGACCTCTACGCCGTTAAATTCACCGATGCCACGGCCATGACCGGCGGCACGGTGGCCCCGCTGGCGGGGCCCTTCAACTCGCCCGGCCGCCTGGAGGCCAGCGCTACTTACACGCCCGACGGCAAAACGGTGGTGTTCGCCCGCTCGAACGACGGCAGCAAAAAAGGCTACCTGAGCGTCGATTTGTGGATTTCGTACTTCAAGGCTGGGGCTTGGACGGAGCCCATTCTGGCCAACATCAACGACCGGACGGCGGATGACTTTGCGCCGGTGTTTGCGCCCGATGGCGTGACGCTGTACTTCGCCTCGGGTCGCCGCAGCGGGCTGGGCGGCAACGACTTGTTTAAGGCCACGCTGGGGCCCAACGGGCGCTTTTCGGCGGCCGAAAACCTGGGCGACGCCATCAACACGGCGGGCAACGACAACTTCCCCGGCGTGGCGCCCGACGGCACGCTGTACTTCTCATCGGACGGGCGGCCGGGCTACGGCAAGCTTGATGTTTTCATGGTGCAGGCCGGCAAGCCCGTCAATTTGGGCCCCGACGTGAACAGCTCCGCCGACGATTTCGCGCCGTTCCCGATGACCGCCGAAACGGGCGTGTTCAGCTCGAACCGCGCCGGTGGCAAGGGCTCGGATGATTTGTATGCCTACAAAAAGAAGTCGCTGAAAACGGTTAATTTCTTCGTGGATGGCACGGTGCTAGAGCGCGATTCCAAGCGCAACACCATTACGCCGGTGCCCGGCGAGACGGTGACCATCACCGACAGCAAGGGCCGCAAAACCGACGTGGTGGCGGGTCCCGACGGCAAGTTTACGGCCCCGCTCGACTCGGCGACCAGCTACGCGTTCCTCAGCGACCGGGCCGGCGATTTCACGGCCCGCGCCTCGCTGAGCACCGTGGGCCGCAAGCCTGCCCAGGCCCAACTCACGCAGCCGCAGACCGACATCCGGCTGCCGGTGACCCTCACGCTGAATAAAATCATCGTGAACAAGGCCATCGAAGTAAAGGACATTTTTTACGATTACGACAAGTACAACATCCGGCCCGACGCCGCCATCCGCCTCGATACGTTGGTGCAGACGCTGGCCGACAACCCGAAAATCAACATCGAGCTGAGTTCGCACACCGACCAGCGCGGCAAGGACGCCTACAACCTCAAGCTCTCGCAGCGGCGGGCCGAGGCGGCCGTGGACTACATCGTGAGTAAGGGCATTGCCCGCACCCGCATCACGGCCCGCGGCTACGGCGAAACCCGTCCAATTATAGCTAATCCCAAATCGGAGGCCGACTACCAGCGCAACCGCCGCACCGAATTTAAGGTGACGCGGATTGACAAATAA
- a CDS encoding DUF4476 domain-containing protein: MKTLFALAAAGWLAFGLATAGQAQPVGPPPTAVNFTSERGVPFGLVLDGQLLAAPVVRSLHLDYLAPGQHWAEFSVPSAAGLQRTRVNVWLEPGLETSFVLVLRPGRPAQLRQVSRGPITPRDYPAWAPGPDDYGPDQGPYGDNGNGNGGNYGGAYPPAGPGGYPTPGSSSGYPAPGNQPAYPGPGTYSGPGNAPNYPGPAGPGYGAPAPGPQYARPLSPRDAADLAQALSRCPFDEQRLDIAHQALERSSLRSVELAALVRTLTFDKSQKELAKFGYAHVVDPQNFYRVYDAFTFPTSAREVQQALGLPRN; the protein is encoded by the coding sequence ATGAAAACGCTTTTTGCCCTCGCCGCTGCGGGCTGGCTTGCTTTTGGGTTGGCCACTGCCGGCCAGGCTCAGCCCGTTGGGCCGCCGCCCACGGCCGTCAATTTTACGTCGGAGCGCGGGGTGCCGTTTGGCCTCGTGCTCGATGGGCAGCTGCTGGCGGCCCCGGTGGTGCGCTCATTGCACCTCGACTACCTGGCCCCGGGTCAGCACTGGGCCGAGTTCAGCGTGCCTTCGGCGGCGGGCCTGCAACGCACGCGGGTGAACGTGTGGCTGGAGCCGGGCCTGGAAACCAGCTTCGTGCTAGTGCTGCGCCCGGGCCGGCCGGCGCAGCTGCGGCAAGTGAGCCGGGGCCCCATAACGCCCCGTGATTATCCCGCCTGGGCCCCGGGCCCCGACGACTACGGCCCCGACCAGGGCCCCTATGGCGATAATGGCAACGGCAACGGCGGCAACTACGGCGGCGCTTACCCGCCCGCTGGGCCGGGCGGCTACCCCACGCCGGGCAGCTCATCCGGTTACCCGGCCCCTGGCAACCAACCCGCTTACCCGGGCCCCGGCACGTATTCAGGCCCCGGCAACGCACCTAATTACCCGGGCCCCGCTGGCCCGGGCTACGGGGCGCCAGCCCCCGGGCCCCAGTATGCGCGTCCGTTGTCCCCCCGCGACGCTGCCGACCTGGCGCAGGCCCTGAGCCGGTGCCCTTTCGACGAGCAGCGGCTTGACATTGCGCACCAAGCGCTGGAGCGCAGCAGCCTGCGCTCGGTCGAACTGGCAGCCCTGGTGCGGACGCTGACTTTCGACAAATCGCAGAAAGAGCTGGCTAAATTCGGCTACGCCCACGTGGTAGACCCGCAGAATTTTTACCGGGTGTACGACGCTTTCACCTTTCCGACGAGCGCGCGGGAAGTGCAGCAAGCGCTGGGGCTGCCGCGCAATTAG
- a CDS encoding DUF4293 domain-containing protein, which produces MIQRIQSVFLLLLALAMLSVAALPLWTKTDPLTHASLTLTAFNLYRGPSPDAGGLVASAWPIGTLALTAAATAIYAIFQYRRRAVQLLICSLNLLLVVATLGAAFLYSSRADALLNVKMEGHYLAGFYLPTLALVLNLLASRYIRRDERLVRSMDRLR; this is translated from the coding sequence ATGATACAAAGAATCCAAAGCGTGTTTTTACTGCTGCTGGCCCTGGCCATGCTGAGCGTGGCCGCCCTGCCCCTCTGGACGAAAACCGACCCCCTCACCCATGCCAGCCTCACCCTCACGGCCTTCAACCTCTACCGGGGGCCCTCGCCCGACGCGGGCGGACTGGTAGCTTCGGCCTGGCCCATCGGTACGCTGGCCCTCACGGCGGCGGCTACCGCCATCTACGCCATTTTTCAGTACCGCCGCCGCGCGGTGCAGCTGCTGATATGCTCGCTCAATTTGCTGCTCGTGGTGGCCACGCTGGGGGCTGCCTTCCTGTATTCGAGCCGCGCCGACGCTCTGCTGAACGTGAAAATGGAAGGCCACTACCTGGCCGGCTTCTACCTGCCCACCCTGGCCTTGGTACTCAACCTGTTGGCCAGTCGCTACATTCGCCGCGACGAGCGCCTCGTGCGCAGCATGGACCGCCTGCGCTAG
- a CDS encoding thiolase family protein — MPSAYIVDAVRTPIGKFGGALSSVRPDDLAALVLRELLRRNPTLDKNAVEDVIMGAANQAGEDNRNVARMAALLAGLPVTVPGVTVNRLCASGLQSIMDASRAIKAGEGDVYLAGGSESMTRAPFVMAKSETAYARDFTAHDTTLGSRFTNPKLNRMHYPFNMGQTAENVAKQFNVSREDQDAFAFESQRKYHRAAEKGRFRKEIVPVFLPQPIGDTALFDTDEQPRVSTLEKLASLKPVFQPDGGTVTAGNSTGINDGAAAVLMVSDDALKRYNLKPMARVVTSAVVGVDPAVMGLGPITAIRKVLARAGLTLADMDLIELNEAFAAQTIACIRELGMDTEKMNVNGGSIAIGHPLGSSGSRITATLLHEMQRREGARYGLAAMCVGVGQGAAVIYEKA; from the coding sequence ATGCCAAGTGCTTACATCGTGGACGCGGTGCGGACCCCGATTGGAAAATTCGGCGGCGCGCTGAGCAGCGTCCGCCCCGACGACCTGGCCGCGCTCGTATTGCGCGAACTGTTGCGCCGCAATCCCACGCTCGACAAAAACGCTGTGGAAGACGTCATCATGGGCGCCGCCAACCAAGCCGGCGAAGACAACCGCAACGTGGCCCGCATGGCCGCGCTGCTGGCCGGCCTGCCCGTCACGGTGCCTGGCGTGACGGTGAACCGCCTGTGTGCCAGTGGCTTGCAGAGTATCATGGATGCTTCGCGGGCTATTAAGGCGGGCGAGGGCGACGTGTACCTGGCCGGCGGCTCGGAGAGCATGACCCGGGCCCCGTTCGTGATGGCCAAGTCGGAAACGGCCTACGCCCGCGACTTCACGGCCCACGATACCACGCTTGGCTCGCGCTTCACCAACCCCAAGCTGAACCGGATGCACTACCCCTTCAACATGGGGCAGACGGCTGAGAACGTAGCCAAACAGTTCAACGTCAGCCGCGAAGACCAGGATGCCTTCGCCTTTGAAAGCCAGCGCAAGTACCACCGCGCGGCTGAGAAGGGGCGCTTCCGCAAGGAAATCGTGCCGGTATTTCTGCCTCAGCCCATCGGCGACACCGCCCTGTTCGACACCGACGAGCAGCCGCGTGTTTCCACCCTGGAGAAGCTGGCTTCCCTCAAGCCCGTGTTTCAGCCCGACGGCGGCACCGTGACGGCCGGCAACTCGACCGGCATCAACGACGGCGCGGCGGCCGTGCTGATGGTGAGCGACGACGCCCTGAAACGGTACAACCTGAAGCCCATGGCGCGGGTGGTGACGTCGGCCGTGGTCGGTGTTGACCCCGCGGTAATGGGCCTGGGGCCCATTACCGCCATTCGCAAGGTGCTAGCGCGCGCCGGCCTCACGCTGGCCGACATGGACCTGATTGAGTTGAACGAAGCCTTTGCCGCTCAGACCATTGCCTGCATCCGCGAGCTAGGCATGGACACCGAAAAGATGAACGTGAACGGCGGCTCCATCGCCATCGGCCACCCGCTGGGCTCGTCGGGCTCACGCATCACGGCCACGCTGCTGCACGAAATGCAGCGCCGCGAAGGGGCCCGCTACGGCCTCGCCGCCATGTGCGTGGGCGTGGGCCAGGGCGCCGCGGTGATTTACGAGAAAGCCTGA
- the truA gene encoding tRNA pseudouridine(38-40) synthase TruA, whose translation MRYFLHLAYDGTAYSGWQVQPNAPTVQAALNGALAKVLRQSISTLGSGRTDAGVHARHQVAHFDAELPAGMDEALLLYRLRRTLPADVAPLRLHPVPPSANARFDADARTYEYFLLSAPDPFRRDQALYLDRGPDVGLMNAAAAHLVGQFDFTTFSKAKGAETHYVCRCTEAAWHPVPGGWVFRIRANRFVRGMVRLVVGTLLDVGRGKHTPAQFQQLLWAQRRVAAGTAAPAQGLFLSRVEYAPGLTPGE comes from the coding sequence ATGAGATATTTCCTTCACCTCGCCTACGACGGCACGGCGTACTCCGGCTGGCAGGTGCAGCCCAATGCCCCCACCGTGCAAGCGGCCCTCAACGGGGCCCTGGCCAAGGTGTTGCGCCAGTCCATCAGCACCCTCGGCAGTGGGCGCACCGACGCGGGCGTGCACGCCCGCCACCAAGTGGCCCACTTCGACGCTGAGTTGCCGGCCGGCATGGACGAGGCCCTGCTGCTCTACCGCCTGCGCCGCACCCTGCCTGCTGATGTTGCCCCGTTGCGCCTGCACCCGGTGCCCCCGTCAGCCAACGCGCGCTTCGACGCCGACGCCCGCACTTACGAGTATTTTCTGCTGAGTGCGCCCGACCCGTTTCGGCGCGACCAGGCCCTGTACCTCGACCGGGGCCCCGACGTGGGCCTGATGAACGCCGCCGCCGCCCACTTGGTGGGGCAGTTCGATTTCACCACGTTTTCGAAAGCCAAAGGGGCTGAAACGCACTACGTGTGCCGCTGCACCGAGGCAGCCTGGCACCCCGTGCCGGGTGGCTGGGTGTTCCGCATCCGGGCCAATCGCTTCGTGCGCGGTATGGTGCGGCTGGTGGTGGGCACGCTGCTCGACGTGGGCCGCGGCAAGCACACGCCGGCGCAGTTCCAGCAGCTGCTGTGGGCCCAGCGGCGGGTAGCAGCCGGCACGGCGGCCCCGGCCCAAGGGCTATTTCTGAGCCGCGTGGAGTACGCGCCGGGGCTGACCCCCGGGGAGTAG
- a CDS encoding ABC transporter ATP-binding protein codes for MQPQPATSATKTGQVFDWQVLRRLLSYVQPYRGVFIGLIVLTVATAALGTLRPFLIQKMVDVSIEQGDRTGLNHMFLWLLGLLVAHAGVSYLQTYYGGWLGQYIVRDIRTDLYRHLLGLKLSFFDRTPIGVLVTRNISDVETLSDVFSEGLAAMVGDILQILFIMAFMFYIDWRLTLVSLSVIPPLLFSTYVFKEKVKVSFQDVRNAVAKLNSFVQEHLTGMSVVQIFGNEQREFKKFEKINREHTDANIRSVLYYSVYYPVAEVLGAIGVGLLVWYAAQGQIEGTISKGALIAFIMYNALFFRPIRQIADRFNTLQLGLVSTERLLKLLDSDDLVATTGNYVPAAPLEGDVRFDHVKFAYNPPEWVLKNISFHAKPGQTIAFVGATGAGKTSIINLLSRFYDIQEGSILVDGRDLRDYDLSVLRRQIGVVLQDVFLFAGSIRDNITLGNQEIGDAQIWEAADLVGARRFMERLPGALDYPVMERGATLSVGQRQLISFVRALVYQPRVIVLDEATSSVDSETEEMIQNAIEKLMQGRTSLVIAHRLSTIQKADQIIVLDKGEIKEVGTHEELLRLENGYYAQLYRMQYAMGEAS; via the coding sequence ATGCAACCCCAACCCGCTACTTCCGCTACCAAAACCGGCCAGGTGTTTGACTGGCAAGTGCTGCGCCGCCTGCTCAGCTACGTGCAGCCTTACCGCGGCGTGTTCATCGGCCTGATTGTGCTGACCGTTGCCACGGCCGCGCTGGGCACCCTGCGGCCCTTCCTGATCCAAAAGATGGTGGACGTGAGCATTGAGCAGGGCGACCGCACCGGCCTGAACCACATGTTTTTGTGGCTACTGGGCCTGCTGGTGGCCCACGCCGGCGTCAGCTACTTGCAGACGTACTACGGCGGCTGGCTGGGCCAGTACATCGTGCGCGACATCCGCACCGACCTCTACCGCCACCTACTGGGCCTGAAGCTGAGCTTTTTTGACCGCACGCCCATCGGCGTGCTCGTGACGCGCAACATCTCGGACGTGGAAACGCTGTCCGACGTGTTCAGCGAGGGGCTGGCGGCGATGGTGGGCGACATCCTGCAAATCCTGTTCATCATGGCGTTTATGTTCTACATTGATTGGCGGCTGACGTTGGTGAGCTTGTCGGTGATTCCGCCGCTGCTCTTCTCCACTTACGTGTTCAAGGAGAAGGTGAAAGTGTCGTTTCAGGACGTGCGCAACGCCGTGGCCAAGCTCAATTCCTTCGTGCAGGAGCACCTGACGGGCATGAGCGTGGTGCAGATTTTCGGCAACGAGCAGCGCGAGTTCAAGAAGTTTGAGAAGATAAACCGCGAGCACACCGACGCCAACATCCGCTCGGTGCTGTACTACTCGGTGTACTACCCGGTGGCCGAGGTGCTGGGGGCCATCGGCGTGGGCCTGCTGGTTTGGTACGCGGCCCAGGGCCAGATCGAGGGCACCATTTCCAAGGGGGCCCTCATTGCGTTCATCATGTACAACGCGCTGTTTTTTAGACCTATCCGCCAGATTGCTGACCGCTTCAACACCCTGCAACTGGGTCTGGTGAGCACCGAGCGCCTGCTGAAACTGCTCGACAGCGACGACCTGGTGGCCACTACCGGCAACTACGTGCCCGCCGCGCCACTGGAAGGCGACGTGCGCTTCGACCACGTGAAATTTGCCTACAACCCGCCCGAGTGGGTGCTGAAGAATATCAGCTTCCACGCCAAGCCGGGCCAAACCATTGCCTTCGTGGGGGCCACCGGGGCAGGCAAAACCAGCATCATTAACCTGCTGAGCCGGTTTTACGACATCCAGGAAGGGAGCATTTTGGTGGACGGGCGCGACCTGCGCGACTACGACCTGAGCGTGCTGCGCCGCCAGATTGGCGTGGTGCTGCAAGACGTGTTCCTGTTTGCGGGCAGCATCCGCGACAACATCACGCTGGGCAACCAGGAAATCGGCGACGCCCAGATTTGGGAGGCGGCCGACCTCGTAGGGGCCCGACGCTTCATGGAGCGCCTACCCGGGGCCCTGGATTACCCCGTGATGGAGCGCGGCGCCACGCTCTCAGTGGGCCAGCGGCAGCTCATCAGCTTCGTGCGAGCCCTGGTGTACCAGCCCCGCGTAATTGTGCTCGACGAGGCCACGTCGTCGGTCGATTCCGAGACGGAAGAAATGATCCAGAACGCCATCGAGAAGCTGATGCAGGGGCGCACCTCGCTCGTCATCGCCCACCGTTTGAGCACCATCCAGAAAGCCGACCAGATCATCGTGCTCGACAAGGGCGAAATTAAGGAAGTGGGCACCCACGAGGAACTGCTACGCCTCGAAAACGGCTACTATGCCCAGCTCTACCGCATGCAGTACGCAATGGGCGAGGCCAGCTAA
- a CDS encoding US12 family protein yields the protein MEDYAAKMQAKSLAELHQYVSGYAQYRDDAVLAALAELRRRGQPAPEEDALRPGLETAVAQQRAADSGAVAAQLPVALDGPELYSQGAVVLFSMFSLLMGGVLLGINLHRLRRPEALARLILFILAFSFVSGYTISWALAQFSGNLLIPALLSLAFNVVGLLTYLAWFWPRYIGTQEYRSRSWLMPLVIFFAIWMVFNQIARPLLIKNGIMNAPAAVPTAPITQTPTP from the coding sequence ATGGAAGACTACGCGGCTAAAATGCAGGCCAAGAGCTTGGCCGAGTTGCACCAATACGTGAGCGGCTACGCCCAGTACCGCGACGATGCCGTGCTGGCTGCCCTGGCCGAGCTGCGCCGCCGCGGCCAGCCCGCCCCCGAGGAAGACGCCCTGCGCCCCGGCCTCGAAACCGCCGTGGCCCAGCAGCGCGCTGCCGACTCCGGAGCCGTCGCGGCCCAACTTCCGGTTGCCCTCGACGGCCCCGAGTTATACTCCCAAGGGGCGGTAGTGCTATTCTCAATGTTTTCGCTGCTGATGGGCGGCGTCTTGCTGGGTATCAACCTGCACCGCCTGCGCCGTCCAGAGGCGCTGGCGCGCTTGATCTTGTTCATCTTAGCCTTCTCGTTCGTCAGCGGCTATACAATAAGTTGGGCTTTGGCGCAATTCAGCGGCAATCTGTTGATTCCTGCTTTATTATCCCTGGCGTTCAACGTGGTTGGGCTACTAACTTACCTTGCGTGGTTTTGGCCTCGCTACATCGGTACCCAAGAATACCGCAGCCGCAGTTGGTTGATGCCCCTAGTAATATTTTTTGCTATTTGGATGGTATTCAACCAAATAGCGCGGCCCTTGCTTATTAAAAATGGAATAATGAATGCTCCGGCCGCCGTGCCCACCGCGCCGATCACCCAAACTCCCACCCCTTAG
- the kynU gene encoding kynureninase yields the protein MSSALLDPTHAAALDAADPLAAFRSEFLFPNGPDGQPVAYFCGNSLGLQPKATRAALDAELTNWAELAVEGHFHGAAPWMHSHGALAEASAPVVGALPHEVVIMNGLSVNLHLLLVSFYRPTATRYKVLMEGGAFPSDQYALETQARLHGLDPDDAIVELVPRPGEHTLRTEDITAKIAELGDSLATVLLGGLNYYTGQVFDMAAVTAAGHAVGATVGFDLAHAAGNVPLHLHDWDVDFACWCTYKYLNSGPGGIAGAYVHERFANRPDLLRLAGWWGQEPAERFQMKKGFRPTPGADGWLLSNSPVLLLAPLRASLDVVARAGGMAALRAKSEPLTAYLESLIRALALPADQLEIITPADPAQRGCQLSVLVHRRGRELFDYLAARGVVADWREPNVIRLSPVPLYNSFEDVRRAGTAMHDFFAAG from the coding sequence ATGTCCTCCGCGCTCCTCGACCCCACCCACGCCGCCGCCCTCGACGCGGCCGACCCGCTGGCTGCTTTTCGCTCCGAATTCCTGTTTCCCAACGGGCCCGACGGCCAGCCGGTGGCCTACTTCTGCGGCAACTCGCTGGGCTTGCAGCCCAAGGCCACCCGCGCCGCCCTCGACGCCGAGCTGACCAACTGGGCCGAGCTGGCCGTGGAGGGCCACTTCCACGGTGCCGCGCCCTGGATGCACTCCCACGGGGCCCTGGCCGAGGCCAGCGCGCCGGTGGTGGGGGCCCTGCCGCACGAAGTGGTGATTATGAACGGCCTGAGCGTGAACCTGCACCTGCTGCTGGTATCGTTCTACCGCCCCACCGCCACCCGCTATAAGGTATTGATGGAAGGCGGCGCCTTCCCCTCCGACCAGTACGCCCTCGAAACCCAGGCCCGCTTGCACGGCCTCGACCCCGACGACGCCATTGTGGAGCTGGTGCCCCGCCCCGGCGAGCACACGCTGCGCACAGAAGATATTACCGCCAAAATTGCCGAGTTGGGCGACTCGCTCGCCACCGTGCTGCTGGGGGGCCTCAACTACTACACCGGGCAGGTATTCGACATGGCCGCCGTCACGGCCGCCGGGCACGCGGTAGGCGCCACCGTGGGCTTCGACCTGGCCCACGCCGCCGGTAACGTGCCGCTGCACCTGCACGATTGGGACGTGGACTTTGCTTGCTGGTGCACCTACAAGTACCTCAACTCGGGGCCCGGCGGCATTGCGGGGGCCTACGTGCACGAGCGGTTTGCGAACCGGCCCGACCTGCTGCGCCTCGCCGGCTGGTGGGGCCAGGAGCCGGCCGAGCGGTTTCAGATGAAAAAAGGCTTCCGCCCCACGCCGGGCGCCGACGGCTGGCTGCTGTCGAACTCGCCGGTGCTGCTGCTGGCCCCGTTGCGCGCCAGCCTCGACGTGGTGGCCCGCGCCGGGGGCATGGCCGCGCTGCGCGCCAAAAGCGAGCCGCTCACCGCCTACCTCGAAAGCCTGATTAGGGCCCTGGCCTTGCCCGCCGACCAGCTCGAAATCATCACCCCCGCCGACCCTGCCCAGCGCGGTTGCCAGCTTTCGGTGCTGGTGCACCGGCGCGGGCGCGAGCTGTTCGACTACCTGGCCGCCCGGGGCGTGGTGGCCGACTGGCGCGAACCGAATGTGATTCGCCTTTCGCCCGTGCCGCTCTATAATTCGTTTGAGGACGTGCGGCGGGCCGGGACGGCAATGCACGATTTTTTTGCCGCCGGCTAG
- a CDS encoding 3-hydroxyanthranilate 3,4-dioxygenase has product MPIARPFNFQKWIDEHRHLLKPPVGNQQVFKDNQDFIVMVVGGPNARKDYHVDAGEELFLQIEGSMTLKIIDDGQPVDLEIGPGDMFLLPPNTPHSPRRPAGGVGLVLERYRAPGELDGFQWYCENCGNKLHEEFAEITDIVAQLPPIMNRFWADDALRTCQVCGTYLEAPAPALAQ; this is encoded by the coding sequence ATGCCCATCGCCCGCCCCTTCAACTTCCAAAAGTGGATCGACGAACACCGCCACCTGCTGAAGCCGCCGGTGGGCAACCAGCAGGTATTCAAGGATAACCAGGATTTTATCGTGATGGTGGTTGGGGGCCCCAACGCCCGTAAAGACTACCACGTGGACGCGGGCGAGGAGCTGTTTTTGCAAATCGAGGGCTCGATGACACTGAAAATCATCGACGACGGCCAGCCCGTGGACCTGGAAATCGGGCCCGGCGACATGTTCCTGCTGCCGCCCAACACGCCGCACTCGCCGCGCCGGCCGGCCGGCGGCGTGGGCCTGGTGCTGGAGCGCTACCGGGCCCCCGGCGAGCTGGACGGCTTCCAGTGGTACTGCGAAAACTGCGGCAACAAGCTGCACGAGGAGTTCGCCGAAATCACCGACATCGTGGCCCAGCTGCCGCCCATCATGAACCGCTTTTGGGCCGACGACGCCCTGCGCACCTGCCAAGTGTGCGGCACCTACCTCGAAGCGCCCGCCCCGGCCCTAGCGCAGTAG
- a CDS encoding class I SAM-dependent methyltransferase, with protein MPSPPRDVAHYIGGELSLFEHATHWKAYYGGRLRPYLGGRVLEVGAGLGSTTRALADGRAADWLCLEPDAELAAHIGALLASGALPVTYRLHVGTLADLPAAEGQFDALLYINVLEHIEDDAAELTGAYARLAPGGVLLIVVPAHQWLFGPFDAAIGHFRRYSRPQLRQVLPAGGRVHQLAYLDSLGLLGVAISQLLLRQQYPNPAQIKFWDRTIVPVSRILDWLTGYNIGKSVLAVVEKPA; from the coding sequence ATGCCCTCCCCTCCCCGCGACGTTGCCCACTACATCGGCGGCGAGCTGTCCCTGTTTGAGCACGCCACCCACTGGAAGGCGTACTACGGCGGGCGGCTGCGGCCCTACCTGGGCGGCCGGGTGCTGGAGGTGGGCGCCGGCCTCGGCAGCACCACCCGGGCCCTGGCCGACGGCCGCGCGGCCGACTGGCTCTGCTTGGAGCCCGACGCCGAGCTGGCGGCCCACATTGGGGCCCTGCTGGCGTCGGGGGCCCTGCCCGTTACTTACCGCCTGCACGTGGGCACCCTCGCCGACCTGCCCGCAGCGGAAGGCCAGTTCGATGCCCTACTGTACATCAACGTGCTTGAGCACATCGAAGACGACGCGGCCGAATTGACCGGGGCCTACGCCCGCCTGGCCCCGGGCGGGGTATTACTTATCGTCGTGCCGGCCCACCAATGGCTTTTTGGGCCGTTCGACGCCGCCATTGGGCACTTCCGGCGCTACTCGCGGCCGCAGCTGCGGCAGGTGCTGCCCGCTGGCGGCCGCGTGCACCAACTCGCCTACCTCGACAGCCTCGGCTTGTTGGGCGTTGCCATCAGCCAGTTGCTGCTGCGCCAACAATACCCCAACCCCGCCCAAATCAAGTTTTGGGACCGCACCATTGTGCCCGTCTCGCGCATCCTCGACTGGCTTACTGGCTACAACATCGGCAAGTCGGTGCTGGCCGTGGTGGAAAAACCTGCTTAA